In a genomic window of Meriones unguiculatus strain TT.TT164.6M chromosome 8, Bangor_MerUng_6.1, whole genome shotgun sequence:
- the Yaf2 gene encoding YY1-associated factor 2 isoform X2, with amino-acid sequence MPRGPRDRCNPISGRKPRPVSQLVAQQVPQQFVPPPQSKKERKDKAEKEKSEKETTSKKNCHKKTRPRLKNVDRSSAQHLEVTVGDLTVIITDFKEKAKSAPASSAAAGDQHSQSSCSSDNAERAVSGSSSPHGEASSLNGESH; translated from the exons GAAACCTCGCCCCGTCTCACAGCTTGTCGCACAGCAGGTCCCTCAGCAGTTTGTGCCCCCTCCCCAgtcaaagaaagagaggaaagataaagcagaaaaagaaaaaagtgaaaaggaAACAACTAGCAAAAAGAACTGTCATAAGAAAACCAG acCAAGATTAAAAAATGTGGATCGGAGTAGTGCTCAGCATTTGGAAGTCACTGTTGGAGATCTAACAGTCATTATTACAGACTTTAAGGAGAAAGCAAAGTCAGCGCCTGCGTCCAGTGCTGCTGCTGGGGATCAGCACAGCCAGAGCAGCTGCAGCTCTGACAACGCAGAGCGGGCCGTGTCCGGGTCCTCCTCGCCCCACGGAGAAGCCTCGTCCCTGAATGGAGAGTCTCACTGA